The following are encoded in a window of Prochlorococcus marinus str. MIT 1013 genomic DNA:
- a CDS encoding phage holin family protein, producing MTNSERKKGLGAAARVTALASSVMDLHVRIALQEMDREKRRLISGGIFLATGGILMLLALLGSELILGFWLRDLFDIDNKSTILILVFINLVLAGMSLRIGGHLAKGPYLPETLEGIAKTTKAVLGKN from the coding sequence ATGACAAACTCAGAACGTAAAAAAGGTTTAGGTGCTGCAGCGAGAGTTACTGCATTAGCAAGTTCAGTTATGGATCTTCATGTGCGCATTGCACTGCAAGAGATGGACCGAGAAAAACGCCGCCTGATAAGTGGTGGGATTTTCTTAGCAACTGGAGGAATATTGATGTTACTAGCCTTGTTAGGGTCTGAATTAATTCTTGGATTTTGGCTTAGAGACTTGTTTGATATAGATAACAAATCGACAATCTTAATTTTAGTTTTTATCAATCTTGTCTTAGCAGGAATGAGTCTCAGAATTGGAGGACATCTGGCAAAAGGACCTTATCTTCCAGAGACCTTGGAGGGAATAGCAAAAACTACAAAAGCTGTTTTAGGAAAAAATTAA
- a CDS encoding helix-hairpin-helix domain-containing protein: protein MLSEKILLSTKRKFSRIFSFFKIKEKNLSDRFENLTSIPGIGAKNCNNFYEAGYMTPESIISASDEELLTIPGVGISFIKKLRKTLGRL, encoded by the coding sequence ATGTTAAGTGAAAAGATTTTACTAAGTACAAAAAGAAAATTTTCCAGAATTTTTAGTTTTTTTAAAATAAAAGAAAAAAACTTATCAGATAGGTTTGAAAACCTAACATCTATTCCAGGAATAGGAGCAAAAAATTGCAATAATTTCTATGAGGCAGGATATATGACCCCAGAGTCAATTATTTCAGCATCCGATGAAGAACTTTTAACCATACCTGGAGTAGGTATTAGCTTTATTAAAAAACTAAGAAAAACATTAGGTAGACTATAA
- a CDS encoding ParA family protein, whose translation MFITVCGQKGGVAKTCTSIHLASVWSSQGKNVCLVDADRNRSALAYGSRGNLKFNIVAVEAAAKATRLSEIVITDGQASTDEEELKHLAAGSDLVLLPTAPKARSVELTVELASLLKQLNIPHAVLLVKVDFRQKRIANEAREALKKFDLTVLEGDIPLLSAFDKAENQGAAVIDAVDDKGRSDPRRMSGWSAYCSIAKQIQCQISKHLLDINKSVAELPLSA comes from the coding sequence TTGTTCATAACTGTATGTGGCCAAAAAGGTGGAGTAGCTAAAACTTGTACTTCAATCCATCTAGCAAGTGTTTGGTCTTCTCAAGGAAAAAATGTTTGTCTTGTTGATGCGGATAGAAATCGATCCGCTCTTGCGTATGGATCAAGAGGTAATCTTAAATTCAATATTGTTGCAGTTGAGGCCGCTGCTAAAGCAACGAGATTATCTGAAATTGTTATCACTGATGGTCAAGCTAGTACTGATGAAGAAGAGTTGAAACATTTAGCAGCTGGGTCTGATCTGGTTCTTTTGCCTACAGCTCCAAAAGCAAGATCTGTAGAATTAACTGTTGAATTAGCATCTTTACTGAAGCAGTTAAATATTCCTCATGCAGTTTTACTTGTTAAAGTTGACTTTCGCCAAAAAAGAATTGCAAATGAAGCAAGAGAAGCTCTTAAGAAATTTGATTTAACTGTATTAGAGGGCGATATTCCTTTGTTATCAGCCTTTGATAAAGCAGAAAACCAGGGAGCAGCAGTAATTGATGCTGTTGATGATAAAGGTCGATCCGACCCAAGACGAATGTCAGGTTGGTCGGCCTATTGTTCCATTGCTAAACAAATTCAATGCCAGATTTCGAAGCACTTGTTAGACATCAACAAATCAGTCGCAGAGCTACCCCTGAGCGCTTAA
- a CDS encoding DUF3303 domain-containing protein: MQLYLVDCQFPNIENQVAAYKQFVDFWENGEMSKQDNFDGFEMLFRVHAPGEGRVVILCNANGDKELFLHFAPWRAQFGIDMEITPVISCQNVVDYHKDLFEKMS, from the coding sequence ATGCAACTTTATTTAGTTGATTGTCAATTTCCTAATATTGAAAATCAAGTTGCTGCATATAAGCAATTTGTGGACTTTTGGGAAAATGGAGAGATGTCTAAACAAGATAATTTTGATGGATTTGAAATGCTTTTTCGTGTTCATGCTCCTGGAGAAGGACGTGTTGTGATACTTTGTAATGCAAATGGAGACAAGGAACTTTTCTTACACTTTGCCCCATGGAGAGCACAGTTTGGAATCGACATGGAAATTACTCCAGTGATAAGTTGTCAAAATGTGGTTGATTATCACAAGGACTTATTTGAAAAGATGTCTTAA
- a CDS encoding THUMP domain-containing class I SAM-dependent RNA methyltransferase, which produces MKLVASISQGLEQEGAKELIELGAKSVQPSRRHVLFEADLACLYRLHLRARLSFRFLREISRFPCHSPDELYSGVQRATDWKKWLHPKKSFRVDVTGFGEGLSHTHFTALQVKNAIIDLQRERWGLRSNVDLSNPDICFHLHLSNNQAVLSVDGSNSSLHRRGYKPAVGIAPIKETLAAGLIRMTGWDGTNNLVDPFCGSGTFLIEAVSTLLGIASGMDRQFLFKNWPDFDISIWNKELKMAQNKKSFNRQLPKIIGCEFDEIIANSARQNVIKAGLKDYIEIINCPFHKFTLPLGFGLLICNPPYGKRIGDENELPNLYKQLGEYCKKNASGWDLWLLNGNPKLSKYLGMKANRRFQVNNGSIDCRWLNYKIK; this is translated from the coding sequence ATGAAACTTGTTGCATCTATTTCACAAGGCTTGGAACAAGAGGGTGCAAAAGAGTTAATTGAACTTGGAGCTAAATCAGTTCAACCTTCAAGGAGGCATGTTTTATTCGAAGCTGATTTGGCTTGTTTATATAGATTACATTTAAGGGCTCGCTTGTCTTTTAGATTTTTAAGAGAAATAAGCAGATTTCCTTGTCATAGTCCTGATGAACTTTATAGCGGTGTTCAAAGAGCAACTGATTGGAAAAAATGGCTCCATCCCAAAAAAAGTTTTCGAGTAGATGTCACTGGATTTGGTGAAGGATTATCACACACTCATTTCACTGCTTTGCAAGTGAAAAATGCAATTATTGATTTACAAAGAGAACGATGGGGTTTGCGTTCGAATGTTGATTTGAGCAATCCAGATATTTGTTTTCATTTGCACTTGTCAAATAATCAAGCCGTTTTGAGTGTTGATGGTAGCAACTCAAGTCTTCATAGAAGAGGATACAAGCCCGCTGTTGGTATTGCACCGATTAAGGAGACACTGGCTGCAGGTTTAATTCGAATGACTGGTTGGGATGGAACAAATAATTTGGTTGATCCCTTCTGTGGTTCTGGAACATTTTTAATTGAAGCAGTTAGTACTTTGCTTGGAATTGCATCTGGTATGGATAGACAATTTCTGTTTAAAAATTGGCCGGATTTTGATATATCCATTTGGAACAAAGAATTAAAAATGGCACAGAATAAGAAATCTTTTAACAGGCAGTTACCAAAAATAATTGGGTGTGAATTTGATGAAATTATTGCTAATTCTGCTAGGCAGAACGTTATAAAAGCAGGCTTGAAAGATTACATAGAAATCATTAACTGTCCTTTTCATAAATTTACATTACCACTTGGATTCGGACTTTTGATTTGTAATCCTCCTTATGGAAAAAGAATAGGAGATGAAAATGAATTACCTAATCTTTATAAACAATTAGGTGAATATTGTAAAAAAAATGCCTCTGGCTGGGATCTTTGGTTACTCAACGGAAATCCAAAATTAAGTAAATATTTAGGGATGAAAGCAAATCGTCGTTTTCAAGTAAATAATGGTTCTATAGATTGTCGATGGTTAAATTATAAAATAAAGTAA
- a CDS encoding DUF4912 domain-containing protein — MNPRLHLNVKEYFWNSLKKITNTFSNLKVNNLGNGYIKCFWEISPIDNLRIDLSKSCFYAIRLFDISNNRNQNNSTCIMKEIEVNKFQSSISFPIPINKGVYYFEFGYRKRNGEWRKLAYQNLNLGYRIKKAIQSFDNDNWFDTRYLRKNSSLTLHEKAYQMSLTTIIGGSENIIYD; from the coding sequence ATGAACCCTAGGCTTCATTTAAATGTAAAAGAATACTTTTGGAATAGTTTAAAAAAAATTACTAATACTTTTAGTAACCTTAAAGTTAATAATCTAGGTAATGGTTATATAAAATGCTTTTGGGAGATAAGTCCTATTGACAATTTGAGAATTGATTTAAGTAAAAGTTGTTTTTATGCCATTAGATTATTTGATATCAGTAATAATAGAAATCAAAATAATTCAACTTGTATTATGAAAGAGATTGAGGTAAATAAATTTCAATCTTCTATTTCATTTCCAATTCCAATAAATAAAGGTGTGTATTATTTCGAATTTGGCTATCGAAAGAGAAATGGTGAATGGAGAAAGCTTGCTTATCAAAATCTTAACTTGGGATATAGGATTAAAAAAGCAATTCAAAGTTTTGATAATGATAATTGGTTTGATACTAGATATTTAAGAAAAAATTCTTCTCTAACATTGCACGAAAAGGCTTATCAAATGTCATTGACTACAATTATTGGCGGATCTGAAAACATTATTTATGATTAA
- a CDS encoding DUF883 family protein, translating into MESVNSSSSTTFNSVEAEESIAEESPEQWFNEQFENLLPKIQERWPDLAKQTLEATKGSLDDLINVISLHSGKNSFGVQEQLEEIFQSATHTTKGLANSLKPLEQQLEDLLDELNSTLRPRIEKPVRKRPLLAIGIAAGIGVLFGILIGGGRRN; encoded by the coding sequence ATGGAATCAGTGAATTCCTCATCCTCTACAACATTTAATTCAGTGGAAGCTGAAGAATCAATTGCTGAGGAATCGCCTGAACAATGGTTCAATGAACAATTTGAGAATTTATTGCCAAAAATTCAAGAACGTTGGCCAGATTTAGCTAAACAAACATTAGAAGCCACGAAAGGCAGTCTTGACGATTTAATCAATGTCATATCTTTACATTCAGGTAAAAACAGTTTTGGAGTGCAAGAACAACTAGAAGAAATTTTTCAATCTGCAACTCACACAACTAAGGGGTTAGCAAACTCTTTAAAGCCACTCGAACAACAGCTTGAAGACCTGCTAGACGAATTAAACAGTACTTTAAGGCCACGAATTGAGAAGCCAGTAAGAAAAAGACCCCTCTTAGCCATAGGTATTGCTGCTGGAATTGGAGTTTTATTTGGCATACTTATTGGTGGGGGGAGAAGAAATTAA
- a CDS encoding ABC transporter ATP-binding protein, producing MISTSKTYHLLVRLLKALPIRRRKSLLKLIPVAALTGLVDVIVVGIVSRLFTVFIGQPNQPALPFQNFIPEDPKTKVISLVVIYIAMNWLASFSKLFLKAAQERLRVAIWRDLSELAQKKLLSQPYEFFLNKKRSDLSSKVLINISRVSEFLVRPILQISSGICVITCICIAVLFIAKSIALYLIFSLLIFYIFISLFVTPYIRYSSSQRIKLEKETNNILTESMRTIIDVHLTSSESYFEKRYKLAGKNSFPFIWKAEVLPEFPRSLIEPFGITLIFVIGLYPYMTGQNDSILIEIVPFLATIAVAALKLTPPLQDSFRALTSMRASIPDLEEILKLIELPSNRLTKSSIGVPTKQGIEPRNNIKLENLNYKYPNSDEYTLKGINLTIPIGARIAFVGETGSGKTTTANQLLCLLRPTEGNLLLDGIAVTDKEVPAWQDCCSYVPQSITLLNSNIIENVAYGLDKEFIDNERLWDALKAAQLAELVSEMPMGLQTQVGDNGIRLSGGQRQRLAIARAFYRQSKLLVLDEATSALDNRTEAEVMNAIEIIGRRCTIVTIAHRLSTIERSDCIYEFKNGRIIGFGNYKELLNKSNTFFDMVEIAKRTSESNI from the coding sequence ATGATTAGCACCAGCAAAACTTATCATCTTTTGGTGCGTCTACTAAAGGCACTACCAATTAGAAGAAGAAAGTCTTTATTAAAATTAATTCCAGTAGCAGCCTTGACTGGGTTAGTAGATGTAATTGTAGTTGGAATTGTTTCTAGATTATTCACTGTCTTTATAGGTCAGCCTAATCAACCTGCTTTACCATTTCAAAATTTTATACCTGAAGATCCAAAAACAAAAGTTATCAGTCTAGTCGTTATATACATTGCGATGAATTGGCTTGCATCATTTTCTAAATTATTTCTGAAAGCAGCACAAGAAAGACTTCGAGTAGCAATTTGGCGAGATTTATCAGAACTAGCACAAAAAAAATTACTATCTCAACCATATGAATTTTTCTTAAACAAGAAAAGATCTGATCTATCTTCAAAGGTTTTAATCAATATATCCAGGGTTTCAGAATTTCTAGTTAGACCAATACTGCAAATTTCTAGCGGCATATGTGTTATTACTTGTATATGTATTGCTGTTCTTTTTATAGCTAAATCAATAGCACTTTATTTAATTTTTAGTCTCCTAATTTTTTATATATTTATATCATTATTTGTAACACCTTATATACGATACTCTTCTAGTCAAAGAATAAAATTAGAGAAAGAAACAAATAATATTCTAACTGAATCAATGAGAACAATTATAGACGTACACCTTACTAGCTCAGAATCTTATTTTGAAAAGAGATACAAATTGGCCGGTAAAAACTCTTTCCCTTTTATTTGGAAAGCTGAGGTTCTACCAGAGTTCCCAAGATCATTAATAGAGCCTTTTGGTATTACCTTGATTTTCGTTATTGGTCTTTACCCTTATATGACAGGGCAAAACGATTCAATACTTATTGAGATAGTTCCATTCCTTGCAACAATAGCAGTTGCTGCACTGAAACTAACGCCTCCATTACAAGATTCATTTAGAGCTCTAACATCAATGCGAGCATCAATACCAGATTTAGAAGAAATACTGAAGTTGATAGAACTTCCATCGAATAGGCTCACAAAAAGTTCAATAGGCGTCCCTACAAAACAAGGAATAGAACCTAGAAACAACATAAAACTTGAAAATTTAAATTATAAATATCCCAACAGTGATGAATACACATTAAAAGGTATTAATTTGACTATCCCTATTGGTGCAAGAATAGCTTTTGTTGGAGAAACTGGAAGTGGTAAAACAACCACTGCTAATCAATTACTATGTCTTCTTAGACCCACAGAAGGAAATCTATTATTAGATGGAATTGCAGTTACTGATAAAGAAGTACCTGCATGGCAAGACTGTTGTTCTTACGTCCCCCAATCAATTACTTTATTAAATAGCAATATTATTGAAAATGTCGCATACGGTTTAGATAAAGAATTTATAGATAATGAAAGACTATGGGATGCACTTAAGGCTGCTCAACTAGCTGAATTAGTCTCAGAAATGCCAATGGGTTTGCAAACTCAAGTTGGTGATAATGGCATCAGACTATCTGGAGGACAAAGGCAAAGATTGGCTATAGCAAGAGCTTTTTACAGACAATCAAAATTATTAGTTTTAGATGAAGCTACTAGTGCATTAGATAACAGAACAGAAGCAGAAGTAATGAATGCAATTGAAATCATCGGTAGACGATGCACAATAGTAACTATTGCGCACAGATTATCTACTATTGAAAGATCAGATTGCATATACGAATTTAAAAATGGAAGAATAATTGGCTTTGGTAATTATAAAGAGCTACTAAATAAATCAAATACCTTTTTCGATATGGTTGAAATTGCAAAAAGGACAAGCGAATCAAATATATAA
- a CDS encoding glycosyltransferase family 4 protein: protein MSSIVFNGSYITKKDTGIGVVSRELLNSLSSQKITSLIPKDLGIKGDIYIPNNLSPGQGFRSHCRRLYWLQKVVPSIMDKLNAEYFLSPLLEAPIFENVKSIVLAHDVIPIRYPSISFLTLYHLVYIPLILKQSKIVLCNSTSTANDLNKFYKVPKYKLFPIKLGYNNKKYYPIKKTRKKFFLIIGRHNPHKNLERVIKAFSFAKINDYKLVFVGAADKRYTPSLLKIIDDLNLRHLCIWKGWIDDEEKLLLLNECQALIIASLWEGFGLPALEAMACGTPVIASERGSLPEVIGDYGYCVNPFDIQSIASAMNAVINDKKCFEKAFHKGPARAESFNWFETAKAIEKIIYSID from the coding sequence ATGTCTTCTATAGTTTTTAATGGTAGCTACATAACCAAAAAAGATACAGGAATTGGAGTTGTCTCTAGGGAACTGTTGAATTCTTTATCTTCTCAAAAAATAACTTCTCTCATTCCAAAAGATTTAGGAATTAAAGGTGATATTTACATTCCTAATAATCTTTCTCCAGGACAGGGTTTTAGAAGTCATTGCAGACGTTTGTATTGGCTTCAAAAAGTTGTTCCAAGTATCATGGATAAATTAAATGCTGAATATTTTTTATCACCATTATTGGAAGCCCCAATATTTGAAAATGTGAAATCCATTGTTTTGGCGCATGATGTTATTCCCATTAGGTATCCTTCAATATCATTTTTAACTCTGTATCATTTAGTTTATATCCCTTTAATTTTAAAACAATCTAAGATAGTTCTATGTAACTCTACCTCTACCGCTAATGATTTGAATAAATTTTATAAAGTACCAAAGTATAAATTATTTCCAATTAAATTAGGTTATAATAATAAAAAGTATTATCCAATAAAAAAAACAAGAAAAAAATTCTTTCTTATCATCGGAAGACATAATCCGCATAAGAATTTAGAAAGGGTTATTAAAGCATTTTCATTTGCCAAAATTAATGATTATAAACTTGTTTTTGTAGGTGCAGCTGATAAAAGGTATACACCCAGTCTTTTGAAAATAATTGATGATCTAAATCTGAGACATTTATGTATATGGAAAGGTTGGATTGATGATGAAGAAAAATTATTACTATTAAACGAATGTCAAGCATTAATTATTGCGAGTCTTTGGGAGGGCTTTGGTCTCCCAGCTCTCGAGGCAATGGCTTGTGGTACGCCTGTTATTGCCTCTGAAAGAGGTTCACTTCCTGAGGTGATTGGTGACTATGGTTATTGTGTGAATCCATTTGATATTCAATCAATAGCATCTGCAATGAATGCAGTTATAAATGATAAAAAATGTTTTGAAAAAGCTTTTCATAAAGGCCCAGCGCGAGCTGAATCTTTTAATTGGTTTGAGACGGCTAAAGCAATAGAAAAAATTATTTATTCAATTGATTAA
- a CDS encoding SDR family oxidoreductase: MSTYLITGANRGIGLELARQLNNRGEEVIATCRSTSLDLNSLSVRVETGIDVSSGDSVIRLRENLKDTKIDVLIQNAGISEFNSLSNLDPQSIVDQFEVNALSPLCFVQSMLSHLSKPAKIALISSRMGSIEDNSSGGSYGYRMSKAALCMAGKSLSVDLKSKDISVAILHPGLVSTRMTSFTSSGIQPEESVKGLIQRIDELTIATTGTFWHSNGDVLPW, from the coding sequence TTGTCTACTTATTTAATTACAGGGGCTAATAGAGGAATTGGCCTTGAATTGGCTCGACAATTAAATAATAGAGGAGAAGAAGTAATTGCCACTTGTAGATCTACCTCTTTAGATTTGAATTCCTTGTCAGTAAGAGTTGAGACAGGCATAGACGTCTCCTCAGGAGACTCTGTGATTAGGCTTCGAGAGAACTTAAAAGATACTAAAATTGATGTTTTGATTCAAAATGCTGGCATTTCAGAATTTAATTCTCTTTCTAATTTAGATCCGCAAAGTATCGTTGATCAATTTGAGGTGAATGCTCTAAGCCCATTGTGTTTTGTACAAAGTATGCTCAGTCATCTTAGTAAACCTGCGAAAATAGCTTTGATAAGTAGTCGTATGGGTTCTATAGAGGATAATAGTTCTGGTGGTTCCTACGGATATAGGATGTCTAAAGCCGCTTTGTGTATGGCTGGAAAATCTTTATCAGTAGATTTAAAGTCTAAAGATATTTCTGTAGCAATTTTGCATCCTGGTTTAGTAAGTACTCGCATGACATCATTTACTTCTAGTGGGATTCAGCCTGAAGAATCCGTCAAAGGACTTATTCAAAGAATTGATGAACTTACAATTGCTACTACTGGAACTTTCTGGCATTCCAATGGAGATGTTTTACCTTGGTAG